From one Gemmatimonadaceae bacterium genomic stretch:
- a CDS encoding TetR/AcrR family transcriptional regulator, whose translation MIVSTEPSTRRRDPEARPSQILDAAFKEFGERGLAGARLDDIAKRAGVAKGTIYLYFPNKEALFREMVRVTIVDALQAAETSRDDLGDEISAREQLRLMAGAWWHHLRGERQQVLTRVVHAELHRFPDLYAFYGQEVVARGRRLVASVIARGIARGEFRPIDPMVGARMYAALWMSHGAWCSARQIHPWLGSDDQVLDEMLEFFFHALTP comes from the coding sequence ATGATCGTTTCCACCGAGCCCTCGACCCGCCGCCGCGATCCGGAGGCGCGTCCGTCCCAGATTCTCGACGCCGCCTTCAAGGAGTTCGGCGAGCGCGGCCTCGCGGGCGCCCGGCTGGACGACATCGCCAAGCGCGCCGGCGTCGCCAAGGGGACCATCTACCTCTACTTCCCCAACAAGGAAGCGCTCTTTCGGGAGATGGTCCGCGTCACCATCGTCGACGCCCTCCAGGCCGCCGAAACCTCCCGGGATGACCTGGGCGACGAGATCAGCGCCCGCGAACAGCTCCGCCTGATGGCCGGCGCCTGGTGGCACCACCTGCGGGGCGAACGCCAGCAGGTGCTCACCCGGGTCGTGCACGCCGAGCTGCATCGCTTTCCCGACCTCTACGCCTTCTACGGCCAGGAGGTCGTCGCCCGCGGCCGGCGGCTGGTGGCGAGTGTCATTGCCCGCGGCATCGCGCGCGGCGAGTTCCGCCCGATCGACCCGATGGTGGGCGCCCGCATGTACGCCGCCCTCTGGATGAGCCACGGCGCCTGGTGCAGTGCGCGCCAGATCCACCCCTGGCTCGGCTCCGACGACCAAGTGCTCGACGAAATGCTCGAGTTTTTCTTTCACGCGCTTACGCCATGA